cctcctcttgtttTTGCTTTGCAATAGCAGCTTCTCTTTCAGCAGCAGCTTCTAATCTGCGGAGCTCAGCCTCCTGCTCTGCCTTCAATTCTTTTTCTCGGTCAGCTTCGAGAGATGCTAGATACTCATCGTCCTACAATTCAAACACCAGGTTAACATACTTGCATGCAGCCGTTGTTATGTTATCCCACAGATAGATACTACTCCAAAGTCTATACCTGCTGCTCCCTTAACAACCGTTGTGCAGTTAATGTTGGTGACGGAGGATGAGCAACCGTGGGGTAGCGACTTGAGTTTTGATGATACGGGAGAGAAAATGGATATGCTGCTCTTCCAGGAATTCCACCAAACATTGCAGCTTCAAGCATAACAGCTTCATCATGTTCTTCAGAAGAAATGCCACCCCACTTTGCAACAAAAATTAACGGGTTTGTAAGCAGTGAAGAAGCTGTAGTATGGTTAAATTCTATCTCATTACAGGTGTGATGGATTAAAATACCACCTCTGATGGAAAAACTCCATTGAACTGCTGATTGTTTTCAATGTTATGAGGGAGGAGACTGGATGGATGACTATTGGCCCTTTCAAGTGCTTCTGTGGACTCATCATTTCCAGATGGTACACGCCTAGAGTGTTGTCTAACAAAAGAATGTTCCTCAACGTCATCATCCTGGAAATTCTCTTCATCTACCAACTGATCAGATGTTCCAACTTTCCCTGAAGTTGGTACTTGCCTACAACAAGAAATAATATGTACAATGAATCAGTCACAACTAGATAGAAGAAGCTCATGCTCAAGTAATCACAacaaactaataacaaaaaagatatcCAAAGAATATGGTAGGTGCAGCTGCAAGAATGCATTGCTTTTATGAAGCTGAAACCATTAAGAGAACTCAAGATTCATGGAACAATGGACATTGAGTAACTAGGAACCTAATAAAACTTGATATATGAATAACCAAATATAATGAAAAATCACACATGCATAGATTGTTAGACAATATATTTGGACACCTTTCCACTGTCCCAGTTGCTCCTTCAATGTCTTCCTTATCGGATAAATCAGAATGATCAGACACATGCGCTCCCACTTGGCGCAGAACTCTATCTTGTTCTGCTGTCTAAAtagtcacaaaaaaaaatgaattcagcATAACACACAAAAAACAGAACACACAAAAACAGAACTTTGTGTGTTCAACAACTACCTCCAAGGACATAGAAAAAGCCCGAGCAATCTCATCATCATCTCTGCCACGTGATGCATTTTCACGTTCTCCACTTCTTAGACCCTGCATAGTACCAAATGTTTTGATAAAAAAGATGTGTAGGTtccaaatttttaaaagtagaTATCTGATAAGCAGTCTTACATTTGTCAGTCCATCTGCGTCCCTTTTTGATGCTTCTATTGCAGCGCGAACCATCTCCTCTTCTATGTCATTGTTGTAGTCACTAACATTAGCAATTGGAGGAGCTCTTGGTACAGAATAGTTTGAACTTGAAGGATTGCTTGGGAGACGAGTATCTTGAGCAGATGGCAagttatcatcatcatcatcttcatcaatcAGAACAGTCCCACGAATTTCCGGCCCATGTGAAAACTCATGTCCAGTAACATCTTCAATAACAGGACCATGACCAGAACTACCTGCTGGAGTATTGTTGTCCTTAACTTCAACATCTATCCGCCTCACCTCCCTAGGGTGTGTAATATGAGGTCCCTCACCATACACAGCAGCAGCTCGTTCTAAAAAACCTTGATCCAGAAGTGAAAAAGGGTTGCCCAAAGGCATGTGAAATGTAGGGACAGGACCAAATGGTTCATCCAACTCCATGTCATCATAACCGGTAGGTATAGGATTTTCATTGGCTCTGGTGCTGAAAATTGTATGTCAGTTAAATATAACAACGGGAACAACATGGTATCAGGTCAATAAATGCACATAAGAACCGCTAGGAGAAAAAACATGTACCTGGTCCTATCTCCTTCATTGAAATAGGCATTCACAGCTTCATTTAGGTCACCATGATGTTCCTGGTAGAATGATTTTAGTCAGTTAGAAATTCGTTTTGAAATATCTACTTGTGTAAGGACTTTGTGTATGCCTCTGTGTGTTGTACCCCCTCCATTCCCAAATATATGCAgttctaggttgtttagcatAGATTAAGTTTTGAGGAGAGAAGAATATAGTGTCCTGATTAAATGAGGGGTGGTTGTGGTAAGATGGGGAGACAATTTGAATGAAAGGTGATTAATGGGACAAGTATTCTAGGAATCCTTATATTGTGTACAGAATTTGAATCCTAGATATGCTTATATTTCAGAACGGAAGAAGTAGTACTCAAGAGTAACGGGGAAAAGGGCAGAAGCATGCAGTGGAAGAGAGGCAGAAGAAATGCAGTGGAAGAGAGGCAGAAGAAGTAGCGTAATACTTTGCTCGCATTATTTCTTCCTGATATTTCCTTTATATAAAGAGGAGTTGTAATAAGGATCCTAATATATATGATTCCTAACAAAATAAGATAACAATCTTTCCAAACTCATAATTGAAGAAGAAAGAGGCTAAGGCCCAACAGACTCTGATTCAGCATCATCGGCAGAGGTGCAGAAGGTACTATGCTAAGTTATTCCTACTGCAACCAGAAGAAACAAGTATAAAGCAGTACTTCACTCAGCACTCCAACAGAGCATTTCCAAACAGACCAATGATTGGCAAGAGTTattgcaacaacaacaatataaCTAACCTGTCCAAATATTCACTAAGCAGAATGCTTATTTGCTGTACTAGTCAAAAATCCACATAAAGATTGAATAAAGTAATTTTCTCATGCTTAAACTCAATGGACCATAATCTGAAAATTGTTCTCACAAAGACTATTGATCAATAAAGACCATCTTGCCCGATAGATAAATCACTGTTCAATAAAATTACAGAAAGCAGATCTGCAAACATTTATTAAACCATTCAGTGACAACAGCGGTCTTCCTACAAAATGGAAGACCAAGACATTATAATAGgatttccctaaaaaaaaacattaaaataggAATTACTCCATCCAACTCTTACTCCAAGTAGGATTGTGTCAACAAAGTTCCATAACATAAACAAAGTTGGATGTCCTACCGCGTGAATCGACAATTCACAATCGTACCCATAGCAATGCCCATAAACTAATCCACTAACGTGTTCAGCATTCCTGACCGCGCAAGCTGAAGAGAAAACTAAGAGCATATGCATCACTAAAAAGCTCAAAATTCGAAGGCATTGCACCACACAATCCCCAATCCCCAAAATGTTCTCAACTCTAAACACCCTAGAaccccatccccccccccccaacgtTCTCATCACCTCCCGCAAATCGCGCATCGCACCCGCACCACCCATCCCCCGCCGCAGCGCAACGCCATCTAACACAACAAACCTAACTCGAGACCCGACGCATCCAAGCCCCACACATTCCGAGGCGTAGAATGGCGACGGTgaagggaggagaaggggggTGATGGGGGGAACAAACGGGAACGGAGCGGGTGGGCGTCACCTCGAGcttgcgggcggcggcggcctcatcGGCGCCGGTGATGCCGACGAAGGTGTCGATCGCGTCCTGCGTCGGCCTCACCatggcggcgggaggaggggaaggcggCTGCACCGCCGCGGCCTTggctctccgcctccgcctccgcggcgacgcgacggcgaggagggagagaaaccCAAGACGAGAAGAGGAGTCGCGAAGCCACGAGGCCGTGTGTGTGTGAAGAATTTTAATTCGACAAGTTgcgaattcttttttttttcttttcttttccccgtAGTTTAAGGTTTGTTGGGCCGTGGGCCGTGAACTGCTTTAGCGGTTTAGCCCACTAGGCTAGGTTCATTTACGTTATTACCCTCCGAAGGGTAGGAACAAGCCGAAGCAGTGCCGGGGCAGTGTTAGGGGCATGGAGGTAAAATACTACACTCGCTGCTTTGCCCATCTTCTTGTGGAAGAGGAAAGGGAGAGAAGCGAGGCATCTCCCCGAAGCAAGAGAAGGCACAAAAGAAAGCACTTTTGCTGCTCCTCCTCTGCCCCTAGTCGTATATACCTTGCCTTCTCCGATGTGAAACCAGTTGATCGCATCTTCTTAGCCTGGCTCATCTcctgggtgtgtttggttgatcGCATCTTCTTAGCCTAGCTCATCTCCCTCGTCCAGACCGAGTTTAGCCTGGCCAAGTAGATACACATGcagctgtttggttggttgtattGGTTTAGCTGGGTTAGGGTGAGATTTTGTTTAGTTGCTTGCATCAAAGATACGGTTTGAaagagattttgtttggttggtggtaTGGAAAGTAGGTTCGAGTACTTACTTTCTTTGAGAGTGAAAATTCTTATCATGTAAAAGCTATTTATTTACGGTATATTGTAGCAGATTTAATATAAGCAGAATGTATAAAAAATTGATATTGGAGTTCCTGGCGATAATAATTTAAGACACTGTCAGATGAGCATATACAATAATTTAAGACACTGTCAAAAAGCATATACGGTCACACAGCAGTACATCAAGTATATTTATTAGTGATTAATAACATTCggttgaaaaaagaaagaataagaaaaaaaaaagaaaagaagaagagagctcGCAGAGGAGCTTGTCGCCGCCGGTAGCTAGCCGCTCGTGCCACCCAGCCAGGCATGTTCGCCGCCGTGGGTGCAGCGGGTCTGACGGTCAGGAGCTTGTGGCTACTTCGATCTGGCGGGCCTGAGTTCCTAGCTTAATTCTGAATCCGGCCAAAGAAAGGTGAGGAagtgttctcaaaaaaaaagaaagaaaggtgaggaggagagagattcAAGGTAGCTGCCGGCTGCGGTGGGGGCATTCGTGCAGCGACGAGCTCAAGCCGGTGAGGAAGGTGGTGGCGCTGGCAACAACGACGACAACAATGACATGAAGAAGTTGGAGCcgagctcgtccttctctctgggGTGAGGAAAGTGGTGATGAGCACCCGCCATATTCAACGCTACCAGACTGGTAGATCTGGCAGTAGTGAGCTCATGCCCTTCGGATCCACTTGCAGAGAGCTCTTGGTGGCCCATTGTTGAAGAAAATACGGAGGAGCAGGACTTGCAGCTAGATCTGGctggtggagatggagatggtcGCAACTTGTGGCTGTGGCCGGCGATAGCGAAGAGAGGAGAAGACGGAAGAAATGAGGAGGGAGGCAGGTTGGTGTTGGTGACCCCATCGCCTCTCCCTGCACGCGTGGGCGCGGCGCTTGCACGCGTGGAGCCAGGACGAGCAGCGAAGCTCGTTTCGGTCGTTCCTCCTCAGCCTGGCTGCGAGGGAGTTTTTGCATTTGGGCCTGGTTATGGGACACGTACAGTCAACCAAACATCCTACAAGTTGCATCCGAGATGCGAGCCAGGTACAAGCCGGGCAACCAAACACGCCCCATACGCCCCATGTAAACATATTTGATCACGTTATAAATTTTATCGTCGGATTTCATGCTCTTATGCCTCCACTTGGAACgcaaaaaatttatattattcTACCATATAATTCACCAACGGCTCTTAAATCGTTCATACTTCATTCATCGAATCCAACGATAGCAGCGTGCGCGGGGTCACACGGTGGGAGGGAGATCGCGCACACGCGTAGTCAGCGGGCAGAAAATTGGTTTGTTTCCTTCCACGCCTCCTCTTTTGCTCCGCACATCGCGGTGCCAGCATCCCTTCAGCCGCCAACCACCCCCTCCGCTCGCGCATCCACCCCTCGCGCCCCTTCCCCCTACTGCCGCTCCCCGGCCGACGGCGGCACCTCCACCTGCGGCACCGCCGGATCGACGGGAGTCCCCGACCTTCCTCCGCCAAACGCCAACCTCGCCGCACAGCGCCCCCATCCCGTCAACCCTCTGTCCACCTGCGCCTCTCCACCGGTGATCTCCTCCCTTCTCACCCACAGACACCGCTGTTGACgccccacccaccgccgcccctccccgctCGAGTCCATCCCTCGGCCAGATcaacgccaccgccgtcgccgtcgcacgCATtcctccccgtccacccccGCCGCCAACGCCCAACCCAGcaccgcccctcccctccatccTGCCGCCTGTTCGCCGTCGCACGCTGCATCACCAGGATCTGCATCGCCGTCGCACGCCTTCCTCCATGACAATCTGTGCTTGCGACATTCATCAACAACATGTTGATTTGTTTGTCTGTCTGCTCAATGATGTACAGTTGACACCATTGTTTTCCTCGTTGCAGGATATATTGACTTGTTGAATTCCGCCATCGTCACCACATCAGCCCGGCTGCCATCTGGGTTTCTTTTGACCCGATGTGATGAACACATCTGAAGGAGAGCAGCAGAGTATTCACGTACATGTGGCAAAGCAGCAGGTTAGTACAGGTGTTTTTCTACTGCAAGATCATTCACAGTGTCTAAAATTTTCTACTCGTTTGCAGGTGAGGAGAATCGTTTTATCACTTGAGTCAAAAGTATGCCCCAAAAATTATTGCCAGTGGTTGATTAGGAGACCATTAGATTTATTGTTCCCAGTGGTTTATTAGGAGACCATTAGATTTAATATCTTTATGTTTCTATATATGGATATTTTGTCGGTCAGTCCTTGCATGCTTTCAGATTTGTATGCTAAATTTTCCTGTAGATGCATATGCTGAATGTTTCCTGTAAATGCATATACTGATTTTTTATATACAGAAGTATTTACTGCAATGTTCCCTATgtgctatttttttattcacCATTACGAGCATATATACTGCATTTTTCTTTATAGAGATGGTATATGCTGCTTTATTTCCTATAGGGGTATATACTGAAATTTATATAACAAATAacagatttatattatcaaatcaCCAAATGTGTATATTGTACTGCATGTAATAgaatctctctccctctcaagaAAAGGGAAATTGTTAGATTTAATGCCGCATGCACTATTTGCTATCTGAGAACCGtgtatttgcaaaaatatcCAATTTTGGGCAATATATTGGTGGTATGGTCTCCTGACATCAACTCTTACCCATATTGTTTGTCAACAGATCTGCTATCCTTAACCGCTCAACCTGAGGCAAAACAATCAATACATTGCAGAAGTTTTGGTTCATTTCAGCCTTGGAAATATTTAAAGTAAGACCTGTACTACTACCACATCAAAGATTTAGTTGttcctctgtaatgacattatTTTTTGGCAGCACACATACTCCATTCCTGATTCACTTGatattcctaatttttttaaaaaaatctttctCGGTGTTGTTTGAGTTCCATTCTGAACTACAGTTTCTTGGAGCTGATTCGGAGTCTGCTGGTTTTTTAATTGCTTAGGTTTGGATATCACCAAAGATCACATACTGCCATACTGGAGATTGCTTGACAACGTTCGTTGCAGCAGTTTGAGAAGTGATTTTCCATGCACGCATAACGAGGAAGTGTTTCGGGTTCTGATGTTGTGCAGTTATGTACAATAGTAACGAGAAGATGTTGTGCAGTTTATGTCTTGGAAAGTAAACAACTTTCTCCTCATTATGAGAAAATAAATATTGTTTACAGTGCTGGATCACTGAACTTCAACAAACCATTTTTATGTGATCATTGATTCAGAAAAACAAATGAGTTTGAATGAATATTTTTCACTTCAATTGATCACAACTTTCTCAAAAAAGAAGTGAGGTAATGACTCCAGTTTTTAGTTCTGTGTTTAGAATGTATGTCACCTAGGAATTATTTGAGGGACAATATTTTGTCAAGCTTAAAGATTGCAAGGGCTATGGTGCTTTAAGGTGCTGAGATATTGCACACCCCATGATAATTTGCCTCGACTTCCATGAACACCGGGAGTGTGTCTGTGTCATGCAAGGCCATGTTGGCGCTAGCTtggtactgtttttttttttctgcaaaccATTTGAGAATAAATTGTTTGAAATGATCTTATTCCAAAGGATCCAAGGTGGCATTAGAGAAGCATCCTTTTTAATTTTCCATGCTGAgagcatttttcttttcatcacaATTGATACATATTACCTTGCAAAATAACATTTTATCTTGCACTTTAAGGTTGGTGAGAATATGGCAAATCTTTTCACTTATAGCTATTTTCACTCAATTGCCAGCTACCAGCTACCAGAGCATCACCAACCTCCAAGTGAAGAATAGACAAATTACATGGCAATTGTTCCACTTTGTTAAATATTAGTAACACATGTTGCAAGATCTtaagttattttatttattgAACCTCCTAGGGGTTACCACAATATATATTGATGTATTTTCATTAAGAACAATGTAAAGATATTGTTCATCTAATGTAA
The Oryza glaberrima chromosome 8, OglaRS2, whole genome shotgun sequence DNA segment above includes these coding regions:
- the LOC127782607 gene encoding plant UBX domain-containing protein 8-like; translated protein: MVRPTQDAIDTFVGITGADEAAAARKLEEHHGDLNEAVNAYFNEGDRTSTRANENPIPTGYDDMELDEPFGPVPTFHMPLGNPFSLLDQGFLERAAAVYGEGPHITHPREVRRIDVEVKDNNTPAGSSGHGPVIEDVTGHEFSHGPEIRGTVLIDEDDDDDNLPSAQDTRLPSNPSSSNYSVPRAPPIANVSDYNNDIEEEMVRAAIEASKRDADGLTNGLRSGERENASRGRDDDEIARAFSMSLETAEQDRVLRQVGAHVSDHSDLSDKEDIEGATGTVERQVPTSGKVGTSDQLVDEENFQDDDVEEHSFVRQHSRRVPSGNDESTEALERANSHPSSLLPHNIENNQQFNGVFPSEWGGISSEEHDEAVMLEAAMFGGIPGRAAYPFSLPYHQNSSRYPTVAHPPSPTLTAQRLLREQQDDEYLASLEADREKELKAEQEAELRRLEAAAEREAAIAKQKQEEEEKRRKQLEEEELESKLAAKQASLPKEPLPDDVGAVTVVVRMPDGRRQGRRFMKSDNLQVLFDFIDISRTFKPGTYRLVRSYPRRAFTDSESQMSLSDLGLNSKQEALFLEQISG